In Tenebrio molitor chromosome 8, icTenMoli1.1, whole genome shotgun sequence, a genomic segment contains:
- the LOC138136889 gene encoding uncharacterized protein, with protein sequence MADEEIFYDSLEEDDGQDFFSCPVGDLSETVPLYSGETPKDQIITQAAKKKPEKPSKPIPCPHRRKKSYLEMYYDKVSRQECKNDTNGSNTSRAVCDKLSPKRESDLDVDLNSIQSRSHTDTESDQDDFYEKFLAAETDKSSVSLLEDGKIRPKTKFSSQSVTERRFYLGPFAENNSDKLELLKKRQSYGTKMSMKNRIQIEELKSLRKIKNSSFGRRE encoded by the exons ATGGCAGATGAAGAAATCTTCTACGATTCGTTGGAAGAAGACGACGGTCAAGACTTTTTTTCTTGTCCGGTGGGGGATCTATCAGAGACTGTTCCTCTGTACAGCGGGGAAACTCCCAAAGATCAAATCATCACACAAGCTGCCAAAAAGAAACCAGAGAAACCCTCGAAACCCATCCCTTGCCCTCACAGAAGGAAGAAATCTTATCTGGAAATGTACTACGACAAAGTCAGTCGACAGGAGTGCAAAAACGACACCAACGGCAGCAACACCAGCAGAGCAGTCTGCGACAAACTGTCGCCGAAAAGAGAGTCAGACCTAGACGTAGATCTGAACTCGATCCAGTCGCGCTCACACACAGACACAGAATCGGACCAGGACGA CTTCTACGAGAAGTTTCTGGCAGCAGAGACGGACAAGTCGTCGGTGTCTTTGCTGGAGGACGGTAAGATCAGACCCAAGACAAAATTTTCGAGCCAGTCGGTGACAGAACGTCGCTTCTATCTGGGACCGTTCGCCGAAAACAACTCCGACAAG CTAGAACTGCTGAAGAAGCGCCAAAGCTACGGGACCAAGATGAGTATGAAGAACAGGATCCAGATCGAGGAGCTGAAGTCGCTCAGGAAGATCAAGAATTCGAGTTTTGGACGGAGGGAGTGA
- the LOC138137474 gene encoding uncharacterized protein, whose product MDNEALQIFETFRTNHRHLGVNDTLEQIIERQLPKICSNDVTKAVINKVDEILKQKISAELPLLDLLSLIYCGAQTVVQLCRNNNVPVYSQADIPEQFPRDAQAQKKLYKVSPTIFTRLLFQKQELKTEWNIPSREKQEKLESAWSQFWGEGGEFTMEAASSFISAEEARVGTVSMTDSEITLSDLSKALKAKKNWSRPGVDGVQTFWYKKFPSVQEHLVKKINDMMANPDLMPEFFTLGFTELFPKSEDTTSPLNYRPIAYLPAIYKIITRCIYEKIFAHYQTHRILADEQSGGRRGCFGVRKNLVVDCVAMEQESVKGCYVDFRKAFDMVPHLWVSTLLRIYGVDPVLVNFLEMAMKKWKTRLYLKPNVLTNSIAFRTGVFQGDSMSVILYWTAVNPLSFALKRTNLGLTFPNGGRISHMLYMDDLKLYASDFATLKKMIQVVSEFSNATSMEINYDKTQVFSIPSTIIDFVRLENGVELKYCLEKTYLGYEQNPKLDNDKIRSVKAQKYSDKCEKINTTEILDEDKAKVKMILAMKGICSTFGLLHWNRFDKELLEMKIKKKSMPGENDRREDIYLRHDYDLEKMRKQFSVDSDLKVVLKNDKFTPLFLADYNG is encoded by the coding sequence ATGGACAATGAAGCGTTGCAAATATTCGAGACCTTCCGCACAAATCACCGACATTTAGGAGTCAACGACACCTTGGAACAAATAATTGAGCGACAACTCCCAAAGATTTGCTCCAATGATGTCACCAAGGCtgttataaataaagtggACGAGATATTGAAGCAGAAAATATCTGCAGAGTTGCCGTTGTTGGATTTGCTCTCTCTGATATACTGCGGGGCCCAAACTGTTGTACAACTGTGCCGGAACAACAATGTTCCTGTTTATTCCCAAGCGGACATACCGGAACAGTTCCCCAGGGATGCTCAAGCTCAGAAGAAGCTCTACAAAGTCAGTCCGACAATCTTCACCCGACTTCTGTTTCAAAAACAGGAGCTAAAAACTGAATGGAATATACCTTCTAGGGAAAAGCAGGAAAAGCTCGAAAGCGCGTGGTCGCAATTCTGGGGAGAAGGGGGTGAGTTCACCATGGAAGCAGCCTCGAGTTTCATCAGCGCCGAAGAGGCGAGAGTTGGGACTGTGTCCATGACTGACAGCGAAATCACTTTGAGTGATTTGAGTAAAGCTCTCAAGGCCAAAAAGAACTGGTCTCGACCAGGCGTCGATGGAGTCCAGACCTTCTGGTACAAAAAGTTCCCATCGGTCCAAGAACACTTGGTCAAGAAGATCAACGACATGATGGCTAACCCGGATCTGATGCCAGAATTTTTCACGCTAGGGTTCACCGAACTTTTTCCCAAAAGCGAAGACACCACATCGCCTTTAAACTACAGACCGATCGCGTACTTGCCggccatttacaaaataatcacTCGGTGCATCTACGAGAAGATTTTTGCTCACTACCAAACGCACAGGATTTTGGCAGACGAGCAATCCGGAGGACGACGGGGATGTTTCGGGGTGCGCAAGAATCTGGTGGTCGATTGTGTGGCAATGGAGCAAGAATCGGTCAAGGGATGTTACGTAGATTTTCGCAAAGCCTTCGATATGGTCCCTCATCTATGGGTTTCCACGCTGCTTCGAATCTATGGTGTTGACCCAGTTCTCGTGAATTTTCTAGAAATGGCGATGAAGAAGTGGAAAACTCGTCTCTATTTGAAGCCAAACGTATTAACCAACAGCATCGCGTTTCGAACAGGTGTCTTTCAGGGCGATTCCATGAGTGTCATTTTGTATTGGACGGCCGTCAACCCTTTGTCTTTCGCCCTGAAAAGAACGAACTTGGGGTTGACCTTCCCGAATGGGGGACGCATCTCCCATATGCTCTACATGGACGACCTCAAATTGTACGCCTCAGATTTTGCCACTCTAAAAAAGATGATCCAGGTGGTGAGCGAGTTTTCCAACGCAACATCGATGGAGATTAACTATGACAAAACACAAGTTTTTTCGATACCTTCTACGATAATTGATTTTGTTCGATTGGAGAATGGAGTGGAGTTAAAGTATTGCTTAGAGAAGACCTACCTCGGGTACGAACAAAATCCTAAACTAGACAATGACAAGATTAGATCCGTTAAAGCTCAAAAGTATAGTGACAAGTGTGAGAAGATTAACACGACAGAAATATTAGATGAAGATAAAGCAAAAGTGAAAATGATACTAGCGATGAAGGGTATTTGTAGTACTTTTGGTCTTCTACATTGGAATCGTTTCGACAAAGAATTGCTAGAAATGAAGattaagaaaaaatcaatGCCCGGGGAAAATGACAGAAGGGAAGATATTTACTTGAGACACGATTATGATCTAGAGAAAATgagaaaacaattttctgtTGACTCAGACTTGAAGGTGGTATTAAAGAATGATAAATTCACACCACTGTTTTTGGCCGACTATAATGGCTGA